In Staphylococcus saccharolyticus, one genomic interval encodes:
- the mnhB2 gene encoding Na+/H+ antiporter Mnh2 subunit B has translation MKENDVVLKSVTKIVVFILLTFGFYVFFAGHNNPGGGFIGGLIFSSAFILMFLAFDVNEVLMSLPIDFKKLMIIGSFISIATAVVPMFFGKPFLYQTEANVSFPLLGHVHVTTVTLFELGILLTVVGVIVTVMLSISGGKS, from the coding sequence ATGAAAGAGAATGACGTAGTACTGAAATCCGTTACAAAAATTGTTGTGTTCATTCTTTTAACATTTGGATTTTATGTTTTCTTCGCCGGGCATAATAACCCTGGTGGTGGATTTATAGGCGGTTTAATTTTCAGTTCAGCATTTATCTTAATGTTCCTTGCTTTTGATGTGAATGAAGTATTGATGAGTTTACCGATTGATTTTAAAAAATTAATGATTATAGGATCTTTTATTTCTATTGCTACGGCTGTCGTTCCTATGTTTTTTGGAAAGCCATTTTTATATCAAACAGAAGCAAATGTATCATTCCCTCTATTGGGACATGTGCATGTAACAACTGTTACATTATTTGAACTAGGTATATTACTCACAGTTGTAGGAGTGATTGTAACAGTAATGCTATCTATAAGTGGTGGTAAATCATGA
- the tarA gene encoding N-acetylglucosaminyldiphosphoundecaprenol N-acetyl-beta-D-mannosaminyltransferase TarA: MNNKQFNNSKVNILGVNFNNTTILELVENIKLFFSTKTDKNLFIVTANPEIVDYATEHRSYRKLINKADYVVADGTGIVKASKRLQKPLRRRVPGIELLEASLKIAHDKQQRVYLLGSKNEIIEVAERKLQLKYPNITFAHHHGYINLKDETVIKRMTTFNPDYIFVGMGFPKQEQWIAKHSDKFQQTLMMGVGGSFEVLSGSKKRAPKLFQKLNIEWLYRVLIDWKRIGRMASIPKFMIKVAKQKRKNKTLK; this comes from the coding sequence ATGAATAATAAGCAATTTAATAACAGCAAAGTCAATATTTTGGGAGTCAATTTTAACAATACAACGATCCTAGAACTGGTAGAGAATATAAAGTTATTCTTCTCAACAAAAACGGATAAAAATTTATTTATAGTTACTGCTAATCCAGAAATAGTAGACTATGCTACTGAACATCGTTCATATAGAAAATTAATAAATAAGGCAGATTATGTAGTAGCTGATGGTACTGGTATCGTAAAGGCGTCTAAACGTCTACAAAAACCATTAAGAAGACGTGTGCCAGGAATAGAATTGTTAGAAGCAAGTTTAAAAATCGCCCATGATAAACAACAACGTGTTTACTTGCTTGGATCTAAAAATGAAATCATAGAAGTGGCTGAACGCAAGTTGCAATTAAAATACCCAAATATTACTTTTGCTCATCATCATGGATACATTAATTTAAAGGATGAAACGGTTATTAAACGCATGACAACTTTTAATCCTGATTATATCTTTGTAGGTATGGGATTTCCTAAACAAGAACAATGGATTGCAAAACATAGTGATAAGTTTCAACAAACGTTGATGATGGGTGTCGGAGGTTCATTTGAGGTACTCAGTGGTTCTAAGAAACGAGCGCCCAAATTATTTCAAAAGTTAAATATCGAGTGGTTATATCGAGTGCTCATTGATTGGAAGCGCATTGGTAGAATGGCTAGTATTCCTAAATTTATGATAAAAGTAGCTAAGCAAAAAAGAAAAAATAAAACTTTAAAATAA
- the mnhC2 gene encoding Na+/H+ antiporter Mnh2 subunit C — MNLILMLVIGFLVFIGTYMILSVNLIRIVIGISIYTHAGNLFIMSMGKYGPHMSEPLIQGHTNHFVDPLLQAIVLTAIVIGFGMTAFLLVLIYRTYRVTKEDEIGALRGEEDDE, encoded by the coding sequence ATGAATTTAATCTTGATGCTTGTAATAGGATTCTTGGTATTTATAGGAACGTATATGATTTTATCAGTTAACTTAATTCGCATTGTTATTGGTATTTCTATTTATACTCATGCTGGTAATTTATTTATTATGAGTATGGGAAAATATGGTCCTCATATGTCTGAACCATTAATTCAAGGTCATACTAATCATTTTGTTGACCCTTTGTTACAAGCAATTGTACTCACAGCCATTGTTATAGGGTTTGGTATGACTGCATTCTTGCTTGTGTTGATTTATAGAACCTATCGAGTAACAAAAGAAGATGAAATAGGTGCATTGAGAGGTGAAGAAGATGACGAGTAA
- a CDS encoding metal-dependent transcriptional regulator, with protein sequence MLTEEKEDYLKAILTNDGDVSFVSNKQLSQFLNIKPPSVSEMIGRLEKEGYVETKHYKGARLTEEGLNQTLDIIKRHRLLELFLIEILQYNWEEVHQEAEILEHRISDLFVERLDKILNYPRTCPHGGVIPRDHHYKELFTTSILDFEPGDHVIVRRVRDKTELLIYLSSKDIYIGNEVEVVSKDDTNKVIILKRNDIVTILSYENAMNIFAEK encoded by the coding sequence ATGTTAACAGAAGAAAAAGAGGATTACTTGAAAGCAATTCTGACCAATGATGGCGATGTATCCTTTGTATCAAACAAGCAACTATCTCAATTTTTGAATATTAAGCCACCCTCCGTCAGTGAAATGATTGGTCGCTTAGAAAAAGAAGGTTATGTAGAAACAAAACACTATAAAGGTGCACGTTTGACTGAAGAAGGTTTAAATCAAACATTAGATATCATTAAACGACACCGCTTGTTGGAGTTATTTTTAATAGAAATTTTACAATATAATTGGGAAGAGGTTCATCAAGAGGCAGAAATACTCGAACATCGTATTTCCGATTTATTTGTTGAACGTTTAGATAAAATTCTAAATTATCCTAGGACATGTCCACATGGTGGCGTGATTCCTAGAGATCATCATTACAAAGAACTTTTTACGACGTCTATACTTGATTTTGAGCCTGGTGATCATGTGATTGTACGACGCGTTCGAGACAAGACAGAATTGCTTATTTATTTATCAAGTAAAGATATTTATATCGGCAATGAAGTAGAAGTTGTATCTAAAGATGATACAAATAAAGTGATTATTCTCAAGAGAAATGATATTGTCACTATTTTAAGTTATGAAAATGCAATGAATATATTTGCAGAAAAATAA
- a CDS encoding M50 family metallopeptidase, which produces MTYLENFFTTDINLNVFLIFLIGLIYIIIHQNRHKGINSLLDVYLNYIPVLTHEFGHVLFNRITGGRAKDLVIVTNPTERQSTLQQGYAITQSRGYLGQFITTIGGYLMPPIMFLIGLVAAHYQHPSVFLTAYLAIFVYFLVITSRKLSPIIVIILITGFLYFLIQHNHQLMVYNIVAFSYHFVLGVLLGEILQSSWTIFNLTFQRPKPTWDGSALTDITKIPTFVFSILWISFNFYTLYLLIKYTIL; this is translated from the coding sequence ATGACATATTTAGAAAACTTTTTTACTACCGACATCAATTTGAATGTTTTTCTTATTTTTTTGATTGGTCTTATTTATATTATTATTCATCAAAATAGACATAAAGGAATCAATTCACTTTTAGATGTTTATTTAAATTATATTCCCGTTCTCACTCATGAATTCGGACATGTCCTATTCAATCGTATCACCGGAGGGCGAGCAAAAGATCTTGTGATTGTTACGAATCCCACTGAAAGACAAAGCACGCTACAACAAGGCTACGCTATCACTCAATCTAGGGGATACTTAGGACAATTCATTACTACAATTGGTGGCTATCTCATGCCACCAATTATGTTTTTAATTGGTTTAGTGGCAGCTCACTATCAACATCCAAGTGTTTTCTTAACAGCTTATTTAGCAATCTTTGTTTACTTTCTAGTGATCACATCTCGCAAATTATCACCAATCATCGTCATCATTTTAATCACTGGATTTCTTTATTTTTTAATTCAACATAATCATCAACTTATGGTTTATAACATCGTAGCTTTCAGTTATCATTTCGTTTTAGGTGTTCTTCTAGGTGAAATCTTACAGTCATCATGGACGATATTTAACCTTACATTTCAACGACCTAAACCTACTTGGGATGGTAGTGCACTTACTGATATCACTAAAATACCTACATTTGTATTTAGTATATTATGGATTTCTTTTAATTTCTATACGTTATACTTGCTCATCAAATATACGATATTATAA
- a CDS encoding tyrosine-type recombinase/integrase, with product MNHVEPIKSKIDIYRLYQVLKERSVRDYLFFKFAIHTGIRLTDLLNMTVKQLKSQKKGNIRTSWIVEYESTIKVKIPDDLQQEMKGYIEELRLEDEDLIFRSTRTHQCLSRQQAYRIVHHAAERLDLQHVGLTTLRKTFAYHAFQSGISISIIQKYLGHQTIQETKKFIGLTNQLKHHTIIALDL from the coding sequence ATGAATCACGTAGAACCCATTAAAAGTAAAATAGATATTTATCGACTGTACCAAGTGTTAAAAGAACGCTCTGTTAGAGACTATTTATTTTTTAAATTTGCTATACATACTGGAATTAGACTGACAGATTTGTTAAATATGACTGTAAAACAATTAAAAAGTCAGAAAAAGGGGAATATAAGAACGTCGTGGATTGTAGAATATGAATCAACAATAAAAGTTAAAATACCTGATGATTTACAACAAGAGATGAAAGGCTATATAGAAGAGCTTCGATTAGAGGATGAAGATCTTATCTTTCGGTCAACGAGGACACATCAATGTCTTTCCAGACAACAAGCTTATAGAATAGTTCATCATGCTGCAGAACGTTTGGACCTTCAGCATGTTGGACTTACTACTTTAAGAAAAACATTTGCTTATCATGCTTTTCAATCGGGTATATCTATTTCAATCATTCAAAAATACCTTGGACATCAAACGATTCAAGAAACAAAGAAGTTTATTGGACTTACGAATCAATTAAAACATCATACTATCATTGCATTAGATTTATAA
- a CDS encoding ABC transporter permease: MFAVGTVFKEHIKSFYLIQRLAQFQIKISNHNNYLGIAWEVLNPALQIMVYWLVFGLGIRSNQPIHGIPFVFWLLVGISMWFFINQGVLEGTKSISQKFNHVAKMNFPLSIIPTYIVTSKFYGHLGLLVIIIVACMCNGIIPSIHIVQLFVYVPFAFLLTSSVALLTSTLGILIRDTQMMMQAIMRILFYMSPILWVPKDHGVSGIIHKIMMFNPVYFIAESYRAAILFHQWYFIDHWKLMLYNVCIIVIFFTLGSILHKRYRDHFADFL; encoded by the coding sequence ATGTTCGCAGTTGGAACAGTATTCAAAGAACATATTAAAAGTTTCTATTTAATTCAAAGACTAGCACAATTTCAAATCAAAATTTCAAATCATAATAACTATCTTGGTATTGCATGGGAAGTTTTAAACCCTGCATTGCAAATTATGGTATATTGGCTTGTCTTTGGTTTAGGGATTAGAAGCAATCAGCCTATACACGGTATCCCATTTGTGTTTTGGTTACTCGTAGGTATTAGTATGTGGTTTTTCATTAATCAAGGTGTTTTAGAAGGGACTAAGTCAATTTCACAAAAATTTAATCATGTGGCCAAAATGAATTTCCCGCTTTCGATTATTCCAACATATATTGTTACTAGTAAATTCTATGGGCATTTAGGGTTACTAGTGATTATTATTGTTGCATGTATGTGTAACGGCATTATTCCTTCTATTCATATCGTGCAGCTATTTGTTTATGTTCCTTTTGCGTTTTTACTGACGTCCTCAGTAGCGCTATTAACATCTACATTAGGTATTCTTATTAGAGATACTCAAATGATGATGCAGGCAATTATGCGAATCCTATTTTATATGTCTCCGATTTTATGGGTACCAAAAGATCATGGTGTGAGCGGTATCATTCACAAGATTATGATGTTCAACCCTGTATATTTTATTGCGGAATCTTATCGTGCCGCTATTTTGTTCCACCAATGGTATTTTATTGATCATTGGAAATTAATGCTATATAACGTCTGTATTATTGTTATATTCTTCACTTTAGGTTCAATATTACACAAACGTTATAGAGATCACTTTGCTGATTTCTTATAA
- a CDS encoding cation:proton antiporter, with protein sequence MEIFETLLIFVTVVIVSSFVHTFISKVPFAFIQIVLGMILYLTPIPVEFNFDSELFMVTLIAPLLFVEGVNVSRVHLRKYIKPVMMMALGLVITTVIGVGLFIHWIWSELPIGAAFAVAAILCPTDAVAVQAITKGKVLPKGSMTILEGESLLNDAAGIISFKIAVGVLVTGTFSIFDAIQQFLIASIGGAIVGLLIGMALVRFRLTLMRRGIENINMFTFIQLLTPFVTYLIAELFHASGIIAAVVAGLVHGFERERIAQTRTQLQMSYNHTWSILGYVLNGFVFSILGFLVPEVIVKIIKTEPHNLLFLIVITLLVALAVYLFRFVWVYVLYPYFYLSVSPFQKMISKDDEEKVTEKKPKRSLYALIMTLCGVHGTISLAIALTLPYVLANQHAFAYRNDLLFIASGMVILSLVIAQVILPMVTPDSPKVKTGNMSFKEARIYILEHVIDYLNQKSTFETSYRYGNVIKDYHDKLTFLKTVEKEDENSKELERLQKIAFNVETKTLEKLVDEGEITDSVLENYMRYAERTEVYKQASLLRRIIVGLRGMLLKRRVKTKINSASSLSVTDNLLELGKINKLVHYNVVSRLAKEATTDNKLEVGMICDGYLMRIDNLTPNNFFNSRHEDTLTKIKLNALREQRRILRELIENDEITEGTALKLRESINYDEMVIVDSMT encoded by the coding sequence GTGGAGATATTTGAAACTCTACTTATATTTGTCACAGTAGTTATCGTAAGCTCCTTTGTACATACTTTCATATCTAAAGTACCTTTTGCATTTATCCAAATTGTTCTTGGGATGATTTTATACCTCACTCCAATCCCAGTTGAGTTTAACTTTGATTCCGAATTATTTATGGTTACACTGATAGCCCCATTATTATTTGTCGAAGGCGTCAATGTCTCAAGAGTACATTTAAGAAAGTATATTAAACCCGTTATGATGATGGCGCTAGGCTTAGTCATTACTACTGTTATTGGTGTGGGATTATTTATTCATTGGATTTGGTCTGAACTACCAATAGGTGCTGCCTTTGCAGTTGCAGCTATCCTTTGTCCTACTGATGCAGTAGCAGTACAAGCAATTACAAAGGGGAAAGTTTTACCTAAAGGATCAATGACCATTCTTGAAGGTGAGTCATTACTTAATGACGCCGCGGGTATCATTTCATTTAAAATCGCAGTGGGTGTACTTGTTACTGGAACATTTTCTATCTTTGATGCAATTCAACAATTTTTGATTGCTTCTATCGGGGGAGCGATTGTTGGACTTCTTATAGGTATGGCACTTGTTAGATTCCGTTTGACGCTGATGAGACGTGGCATAGAAAATATTAACATGTTTACGTTTATTCAGCTGTTGACACCGTTTGTAACATACTTGATTGCAGAGCTTTTCCATGCCTCAGGAATCATTGCAGCAGTTGTAGCAGGTCTTGTTCACGGATTCGAGAGAGAGCGTATTGCTCAAACACGTACGCAACTTCAAATGAGTTATAACCATACATGGAGTATTTTAGGATATGTATTAAATGGTTTTGTATTCTCAATTTTAGGTTTTTTAGTACCAGAAGTTATTGTCAAGATTATTAAAACAGAACCACACAATTTATTATTTTTAATTGTTATCACTCTGCTTGTAGCACTTGCAGTCTACCTATTTAGATTTGTGTGGGTTTACGTACTTTATCCTTATTTTTATTTATCTGTCAGTCCATTCCAAAAAATGATTTCTAAGGATGATGAAGAAAAGGTTACCGAAAAGAAACCTAAGCGTAGCTTATATGCTTTAATCATGACTTTATGTGGTGTTCACGGTACCATTTCGTTAGCTATCGCTTTAACGTTGCCATATGTCTTAGCGAATCAACATGCTTTTGCATATCGTAATGATTTGCTATTTATTGCTTCAGGAATGGTCATTTTAAGCTTGGTTATTGCACAAGTCATTCTTCCTATGGTTACACCGGATAGTCCTAAAGTTAAAACAGGAAATATGTCTTTCAAAGAGGCAAGAATTTACATTTTAGAACATGTTATTGATTACTTGAATCAAAAATCCACATTTGAAACAAGTTATCGTTATGGAAATGTTATAAAAGATTACCATGATAAGCTTACATTTTTAAAAACTGTGGAAAAGGAAGACGAAAATTCTAAAGAGCTAGAAAGACTTCAAAAGATTGCTTTCAATGTTGAAACGAAAACGTTAGAAAAGTTGGTCGATGAAGGTGAAATCACAGATAGTGTACTTGAGAATTATATGCGTTATGCTGAACGTACGGAAGTTTATAAACAAGCATCACTATTACGAAGAATCATTGTCGGTTTAAGAGGAATGTTATTAAAACGCCGTGTTAAAACGAAAATTAATTCAGCTTCATCTCTTAGTGTCACTGACAACTTGTTAGAACTAGGTAAAATTAACAAACTTGTACATTATAACGTTGTGAGTCGTTTAGCTAAAGAAGCTACTACTGATAATAAATTAGAAGTTGGTATGATTTGTGACGGTTATCTTATGAGAATTGATAACCTGACACCCAATAACTTCTTTAATTCAAGACATGAAGATACACTCACTAAAATTAAGTTGAATGCTTTAAGAGAACAGCGACGTATTTTACGTGAACTCATTGAAAATGATGAAATCACAGAAGGTACTGCGCTGAAATTAAGAGAATCCATTAACTACGATGAAATGGTTATTGTGGATAGCATGACATAA
- the mnhD2 gene encoding Na+/H+ antiporter Mnh2 subunit D codes for MTSNLLILPMLLPFICALILVFTKNKNQIFKILSITTMIMTTLISLALLIYVMNHKPITLNFGGWKAPYGIQFLGDSLSLLMVTVSSFVVTLIMAYGFGRGEKRVNRFHLPTFILLLTVGVIGSFLTSDLFNLYVMFEIILLASFVLVTLGQSVEQLRAAIIYVVLNIIGSWLFLLGIGMLYKTVGTLNFSHLAMRLNHMENNQTITLISLVFLVAFSSKAALVIFMWLPKAYAVLNTELAALFAALMTKVGAYAMIRFFTLLFDQHTNVTHTLLVFMACLTMIIGAFGVIAYKDIKKIVAYQVILSIGFIIFGLGSNTFSGVDGAIFYLSNDIIVKTLLFFIVGSLVYMSGYRNYQYLSGLAKKEPFFGVAFIVMIFAIGGIPPFSGFPGKVLIFQGAIRNGNYIGLALMIVTSLIAMYSLFRVMFIMYFGDADGEQVKFNKLPSHRKGLLGILVVVVFAMGIAAPVVLKVTDNATELNMKEHVFQENVSPHLKEVDH; via the coding sequence ATGACGAGTAATTTATTAATATTACCTATGCTTCTTCCATTCATATGCGCTTTAATCCTTGTTTTTACAAAAAACAAAAATCAAATTTTCAAAATTTTATCTATTACAACGATGATAATGACGACACTAATTTCACTAGCATTACTCATATATGTGATGAATCATAAACCGATAACATTAAATTTTGGTGGATGGAAGGCACCTTATGGAATTCAATTTTTAGGTGATTCACTTAGTCTACTTATGGTAACTGTTTCGTCTTTTGTAGTTACCCTTATTATGGCGTATGGCTTTGGTAGAGGAGAGAAACGTGTCAATCGTTTCCATTTACCAACATTTATTTTATTACTTACAGTTGGTGTGATTGGATCCTTTTTAACATCAGATTTATTTAATCTCTATGTCATGTTTGAAATAATACTACTTGCATCATTTGTGCTTGTGACTTTGGGCCAATCAGTTGAACAATTACGTGCTGCGATTATATACGTGGTTCTGAATATTATAGGATCATGGTTGTTCTTATTAGGTATTGGGATGTTGTATAAAACGGTAGGCACATTAAACTTTTCACATTTAGCTATGCGTTTGAATCATATGGAAAATAATCAAACTATTACTCTTATTTCTTTAGTATTCTTGGTAGCCTTTAGTTCTAAAGCAGCATTGGTAATCTTTATGTGGTTACCGAAAGCGTATGCAGTGTTAAATACTGAACTTGCAGCACTTTTTGCAGCGTTAATGACTAAAGTCGGTGCGTATGCAATGATTCGATTTTTTACGCTATTATTTGATCAACATACGAATGTGACTCATACATTACTCGTGTTTATGGCATGCCTCACAATGATTATTGGTGCATTTGGGGTTATCGCTTACAAAGACATTAAAAAAATTGTAGCTTATCAAGTGATATTATCTATAGGATTTATTATTTTTGGTTTAGGCTCCAATACATTTTCGGGAGTGGATGGTGCCATATTCTATTTATCAAATGACATTATCGTTAAGACACTACTGTTCTTTATTGTAGGTAGTCTTGTATATATGTCAGGTTATCGCAATTATCAATATTTAAGTGGTCTTGCTAAGAAAGAGCCATTCTTTGGTGTTGCGTTTATTGTCATGATTTTTGCGATAGGTGGGATACCTCCATTTAGTGGTTTCCCAGGTAAGGTGCTTATCTTCCAAGGTGCCATTAGAAATGGTAATTATATAGGTCTTGCCTTGATGATAGTAACAAGTTTAATTGCAATGTACAGTTTATTTAGAGTGATGTTCATTATGTATTTCGGTGATGCAGATGGTGAACAAGTCAAATTCAATAAGTTACCTAGTCACCGGAAAGGGCTTCTAGGCATTTTAGTTGTTGTAGTTTTTGCGATGGGAATTGCTGCACCAGTTGTGCTAAAAGTGACAGATAATGCTACAGAACTTAATATGAAAGAACATGTTTTTCAAGAAAATGTGAGCCCTCACTTAAAGGAGGTTGATCATTAA
- the mnhE2 gene encoding Na+/H+ antiporter Mnh2 subunit E — MKQVVLNIVIAFLWVLFQDEDEFKFTTFFAGFLIGLIVIYILHWFFGEEFYLKKIWVAIKFLAVYLYQLITSSISTINYILFRTKDMNPGLLTYETSLKSNWAITFLTILIIITPGSTVIRISKDTNKFFIHSIDVSDKDKQNLLKNIKQYEDLILEVTR; from the coding sequence ATGAAGCAAGTTGTTTTAAATATTGTTATTGCGTTTTTATGGGTTCTCTTCCAAGATGAAGACGAATTTAAATTTACAACTTTCTTTGCAGGATTTTTAATTGGATTAATTGTAATTTATATTTTACATTGGTTTTTTGGTGAAGAATTTTATTTGAAAAAAATCTGGGTAGCAATTAAATTCTTAGCAGTTTATTTATATCAACTTATCACATCGAGTATCAGTACGATTAACTACATTTTGTTTAGAACAAAGGATATGAATCCTGGTTTGCTAACATATGAGACCTCCTTGAAGAGTAACTGGGCTATTACGTTTTTAACTATTTTAATTATTATTACACCAGGGTCTACAGTTATAAGGATATCTAAAGATACGAATAAATTCTTTATTCACAGTATTGATGTTTCAGATAAAGATAAGCAAAACTTACTGAAGAATATTAAACAATATGAAGATTTAATATTGGAGGTGACACGATGA
- the sroA gene encoding sigS mRNA-stabilizing protein SroA — MNEVNQVTVIFTQVEHNSEGKAVEHKRRFTNLNPVLTHDQIRTFRSIIERITGENYDKVEVVKTESLI; from the coding sequence ATGAATGAAGTAAATCAAGTGACTGTCATCTTTACTCAAGTTGAGCACAACTCTGAAGGTAAAGCAGTTGAACACAAGCGTCGTTTTACAAATTTAAATCCAGTCCTGACTCATGATCAAATTAGAACTTTTCGTTCAATTATCGAACGTATCACTGGTGAAAACTATGACAAAGTAGAAGTTGTTAAAACAGAATCATTAATTTAA
- the tagH gene encoding teichoic acids export ABC transporter ATP-binding subunit TagH yields the protein MSVSVNIENLTKEYRIYRNNKDRIKDALIPKNKNKTFYALDNVSLTAHEGDVIGLVGINGSGKSTLSNMIGGSISPTSGEIERHGDVSVIAINAGLNGQLTGVENIEFKMLCMGFKRKEIKKLMPQIIEFSELGEFIYQPVKKYSSGMRAKLGFSINVTVNPDILVIDEALSVGDQTFTQKCLDKIYEFKEAKKTIFFVSHNIRQVKEFCTKIAWIEGGKLKEFGDLEVVLPKYEEFLKGFKKKSKTEQKVFRNKLDESRFVIK from the coding sequence ATGAGCGTTTCGGTAAATATTGAAAATTTAACTAAAGAATACCGTATTTATAGAAATAATAAAGATCGAATCAAAGATGCATTAATTCCTAAAAATAAAAACAAAACTTTCTACGCTCTTGATAATGTGTCTCTAACTGCACATGAAGGTGACGTTATCGGATTAGTTGGAATCAATGGCTCAGGTAAGTCTACACTAAGCAACATGATAGGTGGATCTATATCACCGACATCCGGAGAAATTGAAAGACATGGCGATGTAAGTGTAATCGCTATTAACGCTGGATTGAATGGACAATTAACAGGTGTGGAAAACATTGAATTTAAGATGCTATGCATGGGATTCAAACGTAAAGAAATTAAAAAGTTGATGCCACAAATTATTGAATTTAGCGAATTAGGAGAATTTATTTATCAGCCAGTAAAGAAATATTCAAGTGGTATGCGAGCTAAATTAGGTTTTTCTATTAATGTGACTGTCAATCCAGATATTTTAGTTATTGATGAGGCATTATCTGTAGGTGACCAAACTTTTACTCAAAAATGTCTAGATAAAATTTATGAATTTAAAGAAGCTAAAAAGACGATTTTCTTTGTGAGTCATAATATTAGACAAGTAAAAGAATTTTGTACAAAAATTGCTTGGATTGAAGGTGGGAAACTCAAAGAATTTGGTGATCTAGAAGTCGTCTTACCTAAGTATGAAGAATTCTTAAAGGGCTTTAAAAAGAAATCTAAAACTGAACAAAAAGTCTTTAGAAACAAATTAGACGAATCACGTTTTGTAATTAAATAA
- the mnhG2 gene encoding Na+/H+ antiporter Mnh2 subunit G yields the protein MQITKEIVSLMSAILIFLGSVIALISAIGIVKFQDVFLRSHASTKSSTLSVLLTMIGVLVYFTVNTGFFSVRLLLSLVFINLTSPVGMHLVARAAYRNGAYMYRKDDVPRQSTILLSQKEFNSPEELKSRAKLREQAREKLYYKEHENNKLED from the coding sequence ATGCAAATAACAAAAGAAATCGTTAGTTTAATGTCAGCAATTCTTATTTTCTTAGGAAGTGTCATTGCATTGATTAGTGCGATAGGTATTGTGAAATTCCAAGATGTCTTTTTGCGAAGTCATGCTTCAACAAAAAGTTCCACTTTATCAGTATTACTCACAATGATTGGAGTTTTAGTGTACTTTACTGTTAACACTGGATTCTTTAGTGTGAGATTACTTTTATCATTGGTGTTTATTAATCTTACTTCACCAGTAGGTATGCACTTAGTTGCACGTGCGGCTTATCGTAATGGTGCATACATGTATAGGAAAGATGATGTTCCAAGACAATCTACAATTCTATTAAGCCAAAAAGAATTTAATTCTCCAGAAGAATTAAAATCTAGAGCTAAGTTACGCGAACAAGCCAGAGAAAAATTATACTATAAAGAACATGAAAACAATAAATTAGAAGATTAA
- the mnhF2 gene encoding Na+/H+ antiporter Mnh2 subunit F: protein MIVAVTQFFIISALILFGIALLVCLFRLIKGPTTADRVVSFDATSAVVMSMVGMMSVVFNTVSFLDSIMLIAIISFVSSVSISRFIGGGHVFNANNKRNR, encoded by the coding sequence ATGATTGTTGCAGTAACCCAATTCTTTATAATTAGTGCATTAATACTTTTTGGTATTGCACTTCTCGTGTGCCTATTCAGATTAATTAAAGGTCCCACGACTGCGGATAGAGTCGTGTCATTTGATGCCACAAGTGCTGTTGTCATGTCGATGGTTGGGATGATGAGTGTCGTATTTAATACTGTATCATTCTTGGATTCAATCATGTTAATTGCGATTATTTCTTTCGTTAGTTCCGTATCTATATCTAGATTTATCGGGGGAGGCCATGTTTTCAATGCAAATAACAAAAGAAATCGTTAG